A genomic window from Nerophis lumbriciformis linkage group LG30, RoL_Nlum_v2.1, whole genome shotgun sequence includes:
- the fzd9b gene encoding frizzled-9b produces the protein MNPLFPSTKSMDGCPLQLVIFLWCLLVISASSFEIGSYELERGRPAKCEPISIPMCEGIGYNLTRMPNFMNHDDQKEAAIKLNEFAPLVAYGCDAHLRFFLCSLYAPMCTDKVSTSIPACRPMCEQAREKCAPIMKKFSYTWPDSLDCSKLPTRNDPNALCMEAPENETRTEGKKGEGMLPVPPRPRQPGTGGGRSTGGGGGSCENTDKFQFVEKSQSCAPRCSPAVDVFWSRRDKDFAFIWMTVWSILCFVSTAFTVLTFLLEPHRFQYPERPIIFLSMCYNVYSVAFIIRSVAGAENIACDREHGELYIIQEGLESTGCTIVFLILYYFGMASSIWWVILTLTWFLAAGKKWGHEAIEAHSNYFHMAAWGIPALKTIVILTMRKVAGDELTGLCYVGSMDSGALTGFVLIPLSCYLVIGTSFILTGFVALFHIRKVMKTEGTNTEKLEKLMVKIGIYSILYTVPATCVIVCYFYERLNMDYWKLRGLQATCGAFNGHGGDCSLQESVPTVAIFMLKIFMSLVVGITSGVWVWSSKTLQTWQGLCSRKLTDRTSGRKPCSGVSCSSTHCHYKSPAVVLHMAKTDPHADCPTNV, from the coding sequence atgaatccaCTTTTTCCCTCCACTAAGAGCATGGATGGTTGTCCATTGCAGCTGGTGATATTCCTCTGGTGCCTGTTGGTGATTTCCGCCTCCAGCTTCGAGATCGGCTCCTACGAGCTGGAGCGAGGCAGACCGGCCAAGTGCGAGCCCATCTCCATCCCCATGTGCGAGGGCATCGGCTACAACCTGACCCGCATGCCCAACTTCATGAACCACGACGACCAGAAGGAGGCGGCCATCAAGCTGAACGAGTTCGCCCCGCTGGTGGCGTACGGCTGCGACGCGCACCTCCGCTTCTTCCTCTGCTCCCTCTACGCGCCCATGTGCACCGACAAGGTGTCCACCTCCATCCCCGCCTGCCGGCCCATGTGCGAGCAGGCGCGGGAGAAGTGCGCCCCCATCATGAAGAAGTTCAGCTACACCTGGCCCGACTCGCTCGACTGCTCCAAGCTGCCCACCAGGAACGACCCCAACGCTCTGTGCATGGAGGCGCCGGAGAACGAGACCAGAACGGAGGGCAAGAAAGGTGAGGGCATGCTCCCCGTTCCCCCTCGGCCGAGGCAGCCGGGCACCGGCGGCGGACGCTCGacgggcggcggcggcggctcaTGTGAGAACACGGACAAGTTCCAGTTTGTGGAGAAGAGTCAGTCGTGTGCGCCGCGCTGCTCCCCCGCCGTGGACGTGTTCTGGTCCAGGCGGGACAAGGACTTTGCCTTCATTTGGATGACGGTGTGGTCCATCCTGTGCTTCGTCTCCACCGCCTTCACCGTCCTCACCTTCCTCCTGGAGCCCCACCGTTTCCAGTACCCGGAGCGGCCCATCATCTTCCTCTCCATGTGCTACAACGTCTACTCCGTGGCCTTCATCATCCGCTCGGTGGCCGGCGCCGAGAACATCGCCTGCGACCGGGAGCACGGCGAGCTCTACATCATCCAGGAAGGGCTGGAGTCCACGGGCTGCACCATCGTCTTCCTCATCCTCTACTACTTCGGCATGGCCTCCTCCATCTGGTGGGTCATCCTCACCCTCACCTGGTTTCTGGCCGCGGGGAAGAAGTGGGGCCACGAGGCCATCGAAGCCCACAGCAACTACTTCCACATGGCCGCCTGGGGCATCCCCGCTCTGAAGACCATCGTCATCCTGACCATGAGGAAGGTGGCCGGGGATGAGCTGACGGGGCTGTGCTACGTCGGCAGCATGGACTCGGGTGCGCTTACCGGGTTCGTCCTCATCCCCCTCTCCTGTTACCTGGTCATCGGCACGTCCTTCATCCTCACCGGCTTCGTGGCGCTCTTCCACATCCGCAAAGTCATGAAGACGGAGGGCACCAACACGGAGAAGCTGGAGAAGCTGATGGTGAAAATCGGCATCTACTCCATCCTCTACACGGTCCCCGCCACCTGCgtcatcgtctgctacttctacGAGAGGCTCAACATGGACTACTGGAAGCTGAGAGGCCTGCAGGCCACCTGCGGCGCCTTCAACGGCCACGGCGGCGACTGCTCCCTGCAGGAGTCCGTTCCCACCGTGGCCATCTTCATGCTGAAGATCTTCATGTCTCTGGTGGTGGGCATCACCAGCGGGGTGTGGGTGTGGAGCTCCAAGACCCTGCAGACCTGGCAGGGCCTGTGCAGCAGGAAGCTGACGGACAGGACTAGCGGCAGGAAGCCCTGCAGCGGGGTGAGCTGCAGCAGCACCCACTGCCACTACAAATCACCCGCTGTTGTTCTGCACATGGCCAAGACAGACCCGCACGCAGACTGTCCCACTAATGTCTGA